From the Dermochelys coriacea isolate rDerCor1 chromosome 26, rDerCor1.pri.v4, whole genome shotgun sequence genome, one window contains:
- the RAB11FIP1 gene encoding rab11 family-interacting protein 1 isoform X1, with the protein MSLPGSPPRWAPTHVQVTVLRARGLRPKAKGAGGSDAYALMALGKEKFATSVAERCLGAPVWREEATFELPPRRPGHGGEPALQLTVLHRALLGLDKFLGRAEVSLAELQEEGGRRSTRWYTLHSKPGKKEKERGEIEVDIQFMRSNMTASMFDLSMKDKSRSPFGKLKGKLKGKRANGLPDTASAIIPSITHSSADSEEESSEKEKKKSKIKTLFSKPGLQKTSLSQSMSVLPAFQPVTEKVRLKPGDFQSNWGEDKSFPPNSEKAFGNKAEDNSLHAPVLMAHKRTASADNKQLHEITSSNTKREGLSLFSGLKSKNDPTPRSNVCINGNHVYQKESETKKETMPKDNTPSSSPQTFRKNQPSESEQHLSSKSTKEHEKTGRVSPSRGLSGSPSLESFKSMTLPSYKLLSGGDLLGNSASLSLETAKEETKEDKKQENKKSLLSLVTGRKEVVKNNDVENISDMTLKEREAKLLEEKKNEKDVKPLEIPKDYNQESTPKNSNTADVPRNKKSHNPFDESLMEEQKSEKSAASARAIQTKAVKPRLGVSSEDETEATLPTSMPDSLPAFLSAHHSSNDNNPFTSKVGQKFKAQDSGNPLPPSLISGQCSNDNNPFISDWERESKEQDSESFTSPLFYFPLPPATLGHISSPLLSTPHSIDNNPFVSKLGQESKVQDLKSFTSPPSFSLPSAVSSKSCCSFAINFADSEHPAFVSSEESQNESLTNDTNTVSNSLGPLSESPPLSVYERVGQTPKTQCDAKEVQIVSLDNKNNRGFKKSVTFHLDELENTDFSRKHAEALDREPRERWHPDKCEEMFTTDPTVMEKRRGFASVLGMECYPSSKLSDESRNSVQNNESTVQDDVETSSTSAETWMKDSKERTSLSKSNYSLSPGNAVVQPSSAESKLNEEQELCSGKKIKHSLKMEEFGLTLESKVTHAIKSDSSVQVELPKPTPGVHTLLPKDLNKSEDVTELNPLFAKPIRRNAVKLNKCAPVFLTGRLKDEELLTPSDSTMSGSEFVFYRENPMNPHENPAGDSLLKTATLSTTHHLDRDDGNNGHLKHKTYSHDDSLFDSVADLKSAIPITGDQSLTHVGLPVIPEVGSDDELLENYQKNTEMTTIYKSFPNTENQCIDSLSVTAEEKLCVDISSTDRASILLQKGEGGPEDTFKSSRLNSVVDIHGASSKTSESGLDMLSYPSEHGCVVEEQEPKESSSIKESRKSDFFEPSEKSVSFTSLSSSSQLCPSSNSLQSGACNNSRAESVKKPPAESFNHKVENAGKKKVLQAWVSPSETLPNQTQQSGGSESVKHRPHPVKPMNTTANKSHTKNLTATTKMDENWTESNRKKYDPSDPAYAYAQLTHDELIQLVLRQKDTITKRDLQVRELENYIDNLLVRVMEETPNILRVPSPKNKAGRM; encoded by the exons ATGTCGCTGCCGGGCTCCCCGCCGCGCTGGGCCCCCACCCATGTGCAGGTGACGGTGCTGCGGGCCCGGGGGCTGCGGCCCAAGGCCAAGGGGGCCGGCGGCAGCGACGCCTACGCGCTGATGGCGCTGGGCAAGGAGAAGTTCGCCACCTCGGTGGCGGAGCGCTGCCTGGGCGCGCCCGTGTGGCGGGAGGAGGCCACCTTCGAGCTGCCGCCCCGCCGGCCCGGCCACGGCGGCGAGCCGGCCCTGCAGCTCACCGTGCTCCACCGCGCCCTGCTCGGCCTCGACAAGTTCCTGGGCCGGGCCGAGGTCAGCCTGGccgagctgcaggaggagggcgGCCGCCGCAGCACCCG GTGGTATACACTTCACTCCAAACCAggcaagaaggaaaaagagagaggagagattGAGGTGGATATTCAATTCATGAGGAGCAACATGACAGCTAGCATGTTTGATTTATCCATGAAAGACAAGTCCCGGTCTCCATTTGGCAAGCTGAAAGGCAAACTCAAAGGAAAGCGGGCCAATGGACTGCCTGACACAGCATCAGCCATCATTCCCAGCATAACTCACTCATCAGCTGATAGTGAAGAGGAATCatctgagaaagaaaagaaaaaatccaaGATCAAAACCCTGTTTTCTAAACCTGGTTTGCAGAAAACCTCCCTCTCCCAGTCCATGTCAGTTTTACCTGCTTTTCAGCCAGTGACGGAGAAAGTTAGGCTTAAACCTGGTGACTTTCAGTCAAATTGGGGGGAAGATAAGTCCTTTCCTCCAAATTCAGAAA aggccTTTGGAAACAAAGCTGAAGATAACTCACTACATGCTCCTGTACTCATGGCTCATAAGAGAACAGCAAGTGCAGACAATAAGCAACTACACGAAATAACCTCCAGCAACACCAAGAGAGAAGGGCTCTCCTTATTCAGTGGCCTTAAATCCAAAAATGATCCCACACCCCGATCCAATGTGTGTATCAATGGTAATCATGTTTATCAGAaggaaagtgaaacaaaaaaggaaaccATGCCAAAGGACAacactccttcctcttcccctcaaaCATTCAGGAAAAACCAGCCCTCTGAATCAGAACAACACTTGTCTTCCAAATCCACTAAGGAACATGAAAAGACAGGAAGAGTGTCTCCTAGCAGAGGTTTATCTGGATCTCCCTCACTGGAGTCCTTTAAGTCTATGACCCTACCATCATACAAACTGCTTAGCGGTGGAGATTTACTGGGAAATAGTGCTTCACTGAGTTTAGAAACTGCAAAAGAAGAAACTAAAGAGGACAAAAAACAAGAGAACAAGAAGTCTTTATTGTCTCTAGTCACAGGAAGAAAGGAAGTAGTGAAAAACAATGATGTAGAAAACATATCTGACATGACTTTGAAGGAGAGAGAAGCCAAACTTCttgaagaaaagaagaatgaaaaagacGTAAAACCTCTTGAAATCCCTAAGGACTACAACCAAGAAAGTACTCCAAAAAACAGCAACACAGCAGATGTCCCCAGAAACAAGAAATCACATAACCCCTTTGATGAATCGCTCATGGAAGAACAGAAATCGGAAAAGTCTGCAGCCTCTGCAAGGGCAATCCAAACCAAAGCTGTCAAACCCAG ACTGGGAGTGTCTTCAGAGGATGAAACCGAAGCCACGCTTCCAACTTCTATGCCTGATTCCCTTCCTGCTTTCCTTTCTGCACATCATTCTAGTAATGACAATAACCCTTTCACTTCTAAAGTGGGACAAAAATTTAAAGCACAAGACTCTGGTAACCCTCTTCCTCCATCTCTCATTTCTGGACAATGTTCTAATGACAATAACCCTTTCATTTCTGACTGGGAACGGGAATCTAAAGAACAAGACTCTGAAAGCTTCACTAGTCCTCTCTtttatttcccccttcctcctgcaaCTCTGGGGCATATTTCTTCTCCTCTCCTTTCTACTCCCCATTCTATTGACAATAACCCTTTTGTGTCTAAACTGGGACAGGAATCAAAAGTGCAAGACCTCAAAAGCTTTACTAGTCCTCcctctttctcccttccttctgCTGTTTCTAGCAAAAGCTGTTGTTCCTTTGCAATAAACTTTGCTGATTCGGAGCATCCTGCTTTTGTTTCTTCAGAGGAGTCTCAAAATGAAAGTTTGACTAATGATACAAATACTGTATCAAATTCTCTGGGGCCACTGTCTGAGTCTCCTCCTTTATCTGTGTATGAAAGAGTTGGGCAGACCCCAAAGACACAATGTGATGCCAAAGAGGTACAGATAGTATCACTGGATAACAAAAATAACAGAGGCTTTAAGAAATCAGTGACCTTTCATCTTGATGAGTTGGAAAATACTGATTTCAGCAGAAAACATGCTGAGGCTTTAGACAGAGAGCCACGTGAGAGATGGCATCCTGATAAATGTGAAGAAATGTTCACTACTGATCCAACTGTAATGGAAAAGAGACGAGGGTTTGCCTCTGTGCTGGGTATGGAGTGCTACCCTTCATCTAAACTGTCTGATGAAAGTAGGAATTCTGTTCAGAACAATGAGAGCACTGTTCAGGATGACGTTGAAACCAGCAGTACAAGTGCTGAAACCTGGATGAAAGATAGCAAAGAACGAACTTCTCTCTCCAAGTCTAATTATAGCCTTTCACCTGGGAATGCTGTGGTACAGCCATCTTCTGCTGAAAGCAAATTAAACGAGGAGCAAGAACTATGTAGTGGAAAGAAAATTAAGCATTCACTCAAAATGGAAGAATTTGGGCTCACATTAGAGTCCAAGGTAACTCATGCCATCAAAAGTGACTCTTCAGTTCAAGTAGAGCTGCCAAAACCCACCCCAGGAGTTCACACATTGCTCCCTAAGGACCTTAACAAGTCAGAGGATGTTACTGAACTCAATCCTCTATTTGCAAAGCCTATCCGAAGAAATGCTGTAAAACTAAATAAGTGTGCACCTGTTTTTCTGACTGGTAGACTGAAAGATGAAGAGCTGCTTACTCCATCTGACAGCACAATGTCTGGGTCTGAATTTGTGTTTTATAGAGAGAATCCCATGAACCCACATGAAAACCCAGCAGGTGACAGCTTATTAAAAACAGCCACTCTGTCAACTACACATCATCTTGACAGAGATGATGGCAATAATGGACACCTAAAACACAAAACTTATAGTCATGATGATTCATTATTTGACTCTGTAGCAGACCTTAAGTCTGCCATTCCAATTACTGGAGATCAGAGTCTAACACATGTTGGCCTTCCAGTTATTCCAGAAGTAGGATCAGATGATGAGCTTCTAGAGAACTATCAAAAGAACACTGAAATGACTACAATTTATAAAAGTTTTCCAAATACTGAAAATCAGTGTATAGATTCATTGTCTGTTACTGCGGAAGAAAAACTCTGTGTAGATATAAGCTCTACTGATAGAGCAAGTATATTGCTTCAGAAGGGAGAAGGTGGCCCTGAAGATACTTTTAAATCATCCAGACTAAATTCAGTAGTAGACATTCATGGTGCAAGCAGCAAGACTAGTGAGTCAGGTTTAGATATGCTGTCTTATCCCAGTGAGCATGGATGTGTTGTTGAGGAACAGGAACCAAAGGAATCTAGCAGTATTAAGGAAAGTAGGAAGAGTGATTTTTTTGAGCCCTCTGAAAAGTCTGTTTCTTTTACCTCCCTGTCCAGTTCTTCCCAACTCTGCCCTTCCTCTAATTCCCTCCAATCTGGCGCTTGCAACAATAGTAGAGCAGAATCAGTGAAAAAGCCACCAGCAGAGAGCTTCAATCATAAAGTCGAAAATGCTGGCAAGAAGAAGGTGCTTCAGGCATGGGTTTCACCCTCTGAGACACTTCCCAATCAAACACAACAGAGTGGTGGAAGTGAGTCTGTTAAGCACAG ACCTCATCCTGTGAAGCCAATGAACACCACAGCAAATAAGTCGCATACTAAAAATTTGACCGCAACCACAAAAATGGATGAAAACTGGACTGAGAGCAATAGAAAG AAATATGATCCTTCGGACCCTGCCTATGCTTATGCTCAGTTAACACATGATGAGCTGATCCAGCTGGTGTTGAGACAGAAGGATACCATTACAAAGAGAGATCTCCAGGTGCGGGAGCTAGAAAACTACATTGATAACTTGCTTGTCAGAGTCATGGAAGAAACTCCCAACATTCTTCGGGTTCCATCTCCAAAAAATAAGGCTGGAAGGATGTAA
- the RAB11FIP1 gene encoding rab11 family-interacting protein 1 isoform X2 — MSLPGSPPRWAPTHVQVTVLRARGLRPKAKGAGGSDAYALMALGKEKFATSVAERCLGAPVWREEATFELPPRRPGHGGEPALQLTVLHRALLGLDKFLGRAEVSLAELQEEGGRRSTRWYTLHSKPGKKEKERGEIEVDIQFMRSNMTASMFDLSMKDKSRSPFGKLKGKLKGKRANGLPDTASAIIPSITHSSADSEEESSEKEKKKSKIKTLFSKPGLQKTSLSQSMSVLPAFQPVTEKVRLKPGDFQSNWGEDKSFPPNSEKAFGNKAEDNSLHAPVLMAHKRTASADNKQLHEITSSNTKREGLSLFSGLKSKNDPTPRSNVCINGNHVYQKESETKKETMPKDNTPSSSPQTFRKNQPSESEQHLSSKSTKEHEKTGRVSPSRGLSGSPSLESFKSMTLPSYKLLSGGDLLGNSASLSLETAKEETKEDKKQENKKSLLSLVTGRKEVVKNNDVENISDMTLKEREAKLLEEKKNEKDVKPLEIPKDYNQESTPKNSNTADVPRNKKSHNPFDESLMEEQKSEKSAASARAIQTKAVKPRPHPVKPMNTTANKSHTKNLTATTKMDENWTESNRKKYDPSDPAYAYAQLTHDELIQLVLRQKDTITKRDLQVRELENYIDNLLVRVMEETPNILRVPSPKNKAGRM; from the exons ATGTCGCTGCCGGGCTCCCCGCCGCGCTGGGCCCCCACCCATGTGCAGGTGACGGTGCTGCGGGCCCGGGGGCTGCGGCCCAAGGCCAAGGGGGCCGGCGGCAGCGACGCCTACGCGCTGATGGCGCTGGGCAAGGAGAAGTTCGCCACCTCGGTGGCGGAGCGCTGCCTGGGCGCGCCCGTGTGGCGGGAGGAGGCCACCTTCGAGCTGCCGCCCCGCCGGCCCGGCCACGGCGGCGAGCCGGCCCTGCAGCTCACCGTGCTCCACCGCGCCCTGCTCGGCCTCGACAAGTTCCTGGGCCGGGCCGAGGTCAGCCTGGccgagctgcaggaggagggcgGCCGCCGCAGCACCCG GTGGTATACACTTCACTCCAAACCAggcaagaaggaaaaagagagaggagagattGAGGTGGATATTCAATTCATGAGGAGCAACATGACAGCTAGCATGTTTGATTTATCCATGAAAGACAAGTCCCGGTCTCCATTTGGCAAGCTGAAAGGCAAACTCAAAGGAAAGCGGGCCAATGGACTGCCTGACACAGCATCAGCCATCATTCCCAGCATAACTCACTCATCAGCTGATAGTGAAGAGGAATCatctgagaaagaaaagaaaaaatccaaGATCAAAACCCTGTTTTCTAAACCTGGTTTGCAGAAAACCTCCCTCTCCCAGTCCATGTCAGTTTTACCTGCTTTTCAGCCAGTGACGGAGAAAGTTAGGCTTAAACCTGGTGACTTTCAGTCAAATTGGGGGGAAGATAAGTCCTTTCCTCCAAATTCAGAAA aggccTTTGGAAACAAAGCTGAAGATAACTCACTACATGCTCCTGTACTCATGGCTCATAAGAGAACAGCAAGTGCAGACAATAAGCAACTACACGAAATAACCTCCAGCAACACCAAGAGAGAAGGGCTCTCCTTATTCAGTGGCCTTAAATCCAAAAATGATCCCACACCCCGATCCAATGTGTGTATCAATGGTAATCATGTTTATCAGAaggaaagtgaaacaaaaaaggaaaccATGCCAAAGGACAacactccttcctcttcccctcaaaCATTCAGGAAAAACCAGCCCTCTGAATCAGAACAACACTTGTCTTCCAAATCCACTAAGGAACATGAAAAGACAGGAAGAGTGTCTCCTAGCAGAGGTTTATCTGGATCTCCCTCACTGGAGTCCTTTAAGTCTATGACCCTACCATCATACAAACTGCTTAGCGGTGGAGATTTACTGGGAAATAGTGCTTCACTGAGTTTAGAAACTGCAAAAGAAGAAACTAAAGAGGACAAAAAACAAGAGAACAAGAAGTCTTTATTGTCTCTAGTCACAGGAAGAAAGGAAGTAGTGAAAAACAATGATGTAGAAAACATATCTGACATGACTTTGAAGGAGAGAGAAGCCAAACTTCttgaagaaaagaagaatgaaaaagacGTAAAACCTCTTGAAATCCCTAAGGACTACAACCAAGAAAGTACTCCAAAAAACAGCAACACAGCAGATGTCCCCAGAAACAAGAAATCACATAACCCCTTTGATGAATCGCTCATGGAAGAACAGAAATCGGAAAAGTCTGCAGCCTCTGCAAGGGCAATCCAAACCAAAGCTGTCAAACCCAG ACCTCATCCTGTGAAGCCAATGAACACCACAGCAAATAAGTCGCATACTAAAAATTTGACCGCAACCACAAAAATGGATGAAAACTGGACTGAGAGCAATAGAAAG AAATATGATCCTTCGGACCCTGCCTATGCTTATGCTCAGTTAACACATGATGAGCTGATCCAGCTGGTGTTGAGACAGAAGGATACCATTACAAAGAGAGATCTCCAGGTGCGGGAGCTAGAAAACTACATTGATAACTTGCTTGTCAGAGTCATGGAAGAAACTCCCAACATTCTTCGGGTTCCATCTCCAAAAAATAAGGCTGGAAGGATGTAA